In one window of Tachypleus tridentatus isolate NWPU-2018 chromosome 2, ASM421037v1, whole genome shotgun sequence DNA:
- the asrij gene encoding OCIA domain-containing protein asrij isoform X2 translates to MVDTGRGVRGIDGSVSHVDYSSPNQYDQQPLSLPQKYRFTPEELRVLRECNRESFYYRCLPLAASAMLLVQYGIKKGFLQSSPRWSSTLKLVGAGFAGWIVGKISYQSHCEEKLMHLPNSQIGEILRKKKGGLVEMFPQEPLLGGGNEFGPKSDQLSSVTEMSESSQISSSLDLDMDRNVQHKGLDDTQRPSIDRTITPSEEEVSLAPKSFMSYDDLRRRNREEYDSRFQSLQSTYSQGSYRYAYKQQDSTDKKSEYGEIPAHSLGDSKNMYGDIWDK, encoded by the exons ATGGTGGATACTGGAAGGGGTGTTAGAGGAATTGATGGTTCTGTTTCTCATGTGGACTATTCGTCTCCAAACCAGTATGACCAGCAACCCTTATCTCTTCCACAG aaGTATCGCTTTACGCCCGAAGAGCTACGTGTTCTGAGGGAATGTAACAGAGAAAGCTTCTATTACCGGT gtttaccTTTGGCTGCTTCTGCTATGCTACTAGTTCAGTATGGAATTAAAAAAG GTTTCCTTCAGTCCAGTCCCAGATGGAGTTCTACCTTAAAACTTGTTG GTGCTGGTTTTGCTGGCTGGATAGTGGGAAAAATATCTTACCAGTCCCATTGTGAAGAAAAGCTGATGCATCTCCCTAATAGTCAAATTGGAGAAATATTACGTAAAAAGAAAGGTGGCCTTGTAGAAAT GTTTCCCCAGGAGCCACTCCTTGGTGGGGGTAATGAATTTGGTCCAAAAAGTGACCAACTTAGTTCTGTCACTGAGATGTCAGAGTCAAGTCAGATATCCAGTTCTCTAGACTTGGACATGGATCGTAATGTACAGCATAAAGGCCTGGATGATACTCAGCGGCCAAGCATAGATC GGACAATAACACCATCTGAAGAAGAAGTCTCATTGGCTCCCAAAAGTTTTATGTCTTACGATGACTTGCGGAGAAGAAACAGAGAAGAATATGATTCAAGGTTTCAGAGTCTCCAATCAACATACTCGCAGGGCTCATATCGATATGCCTATAAACAGCAAGACTCTACTGATAAGAAATCTGAATATGGAGAAATTCCTGCACATAGCTTAG GAGATTCTAAAAACATGTATGGAGATATCTGGGATAAGTAA
- the asrij gene encoding OCIA domain-containing protein asrij isoform X1: protein MVDTGRGVRGIDGSVSHVDYSSPNQYDQQPLSLPQKYRFTPEELRVLRECNRESFYYRCLPLAASAMLLVQYGIKKGFLQSSPRWSSTLKLVGAGFAGWIVGKISYQSHCEEKLMHLPNSQIGEILRKKKGGLVEMFPQEPLLGGGNEFGPKSDQLSSVTEMSESSQISSSLDLDMDRNVQHKGLDDTQRPSIDRTITPSEEEVSLAPKSFMSYDDLRRRNREEYDSRFQSLQSTYSQGSYRYAYKQQDSTDKKSEYGEIPAHSLDRRFRVLKMVSVSKAQHGQVVSDQRAT, encoded by the exons ATGGTGGATACTGGAAGGGGTGTTAGAGGAATTGATGGTTCTGTTTCTCATGTGGACTATTCGTCTCCAAACCAGTATGACCAGCAACCCTTATCTCTTCCACAG aaGTATCGCTTTACGCCCGAAGAGCTACGTGTTCTGAGGGAATGTAACAGAGAAAGCTTCTATTACCGGT gtttaccTTTGGCTGCTTCTGCTATGCTACTAGTTCAGTATGGAATTAAAAAAG GTTTCCTTCAGTCCAGTCCCAGATGGAGTTCTACCTTAAAACTTGTTG GTGCTGGTTTTGCTGGCTGGATAGTGGGAAAAATATCTTACCAGTCCCATTGTGAAGAAAAGCTGATGCATCTCCCTAATAGTCAAATTGGAGAAATATTACGTAAAAAGAAAGGTGGCCTTGTAGAAAT GTTTCCCCAGGAGCCACTCCTTGGTGGGGGTAATGAATTTGGTCCAAAAAGTGACCAACTTAGTTCTGTCACTGAGATGTCAGAGTCAAGTCAGATATCCAGTTCTCTAGACTTGGACATGGATCGTAATGTACAGCATAAAGGCCTGGATGATACTCAGCGGCCAAGCATAGATC GGACAATAACACCATCTGAAGAAGAAGTCTCATTGGCTCCCAAAAGTTTTATGTCTTACGATGACTTGCGGAGAAGAAACAGAGAAGAATATGATTCAAGGTTTCAGAGTCTCCAATCAACATACTCGCAGGGCTCATATCGATATGCCTATAAACAGCAAGACTCTACTGATAAGAAATCTGAATATGGAGAAATTCCTGCACATAGCTTAG ATAGACGCTTCCGTGTACTCAAGATGGTCAGTGTGTCCAAGGCCcaacatggtcaagtggttagtgATCAACGTGCAACTTAA
- the asrij gene encoding OCIA domain-containing protein asrij isoform X3, whose product MLLVQYGIKKGFLQSSPRWSSTLKLVGAGFAGWIVGKISYQSHCEEKLMHLPNSQIGEILRKKKGGLVEMFPQEPLLGGGNEFGPKSDQLSSVTEMSESSQISSSLDLDMDRNVQHKGLDDTQRPSIDRTITPSEEEVSLAPKSFMSYDDLRRRNREEYDSRFQSLQSTYSQGSYRYAYKQQDSTDKKSEYGEIPAHSLDRRFRVLKMVSVSKAQHGQVVSDQRAT is encoded by the exons ATGCTACTAGTTCAGTATGGAATTAAAAAAG GTTTCCTTCAGTCCAGTCCCAGATGGAGTTCTACCTTAAAACTTGTTG GTGCTGGTTTTGCTGGCTGGATAGTGGGAAAAATATCTTACCAGTCCCATTGTGAAGAAAAGCTGATGCATCTCCCTAATAGTCAAATTGGAGAAATATTACGTAAAAAGAAAGGTGGCCTTGTAGAAAT GTTTCCCCAGGAGCCACTCCTTGGTGGGGGTAATGAATTTGGTCCAAAAAGTGACCAACTTAGTTCTGTCACTGAGATGTCAGAGTCAAGTCAGATATCCAGTTCTCTAGACTTGGACATGGATCGTAATGTACAGCATAAAGGCCTGGATGATACTCAGCGGCCAAGCATAGATC GGACAATAACACCATCTGAAGAAGAAGTCTCATTGGCTCCCAAAAGTTTTATGTCTTACGATGACTTGCGGAGAAGAAACAGAGAAGAATATGATTCAAGGTTTCAGAGTCTCCAATCAACATACTCGCAGGGCTCATATCGATATGCCTATAAACAGCAAGACTCTACTGATAAGAAATCTGAATATGGAGAAATTCCTGCACATAGCTTAG ATAGACGCTTCCGTGTACTCAAGATGGTCAGTGTGTCCAAGGCCcaacatggtcaagtggttagtgATCAACGTGCAACTTAA